The Candidatus Neomarinimicrobiota bacterium genome segment CAGGGTATATCCCGAACCTTCCAGGACAAATCAGAGCATTTCCTCTTCAGTCTGAGGAAACAGATGTCCGTATTCGAGATGCCTGGCCAGTTCAGCCATTATGATGTAATCATTGCGTGCCTCTCCCACGGGCTCAATTATCCTTTCCCTCAGGCGGAAAATTGGCCCGTATGTCATATATGCATAATTTTCAAACATTGTCGTAGCTGGCAGGACTAT includes the following:
- a CDS encoding molybdopterin-dependent oxidoreductase — encoded protein: GASLLTSWPQTPIWRETLSKLDFVVCIDRQLTADAAYADIVLPATTMFENYAYMTYGPIFRLRERIIEPVGEARNDYIIMAELARHLEYGHLFPQTEEEML